The segment catttaacatcttttAAGGACATTCACAACATCCCCTAGCGAGTGGTGGTTCTCGCTTTATCACAGATATAATAAGTAATATTAGGTGACCATTTACTGAACTGAAGTTACTTTGGTTTACTTGATTAGAAAAGTCAAGTTACATGTAAGTATCAAATATGCTCATCagccttttaaataattttatttgtatgtttctcaGTCATCATTGTATTGTATTGCTTTGTTTTAGCCCCACAGTTATAGGTTTattgccttttttctttttctcctctaCTATGATCTCCATGTTCTCACACTATTACACTGTATGAACTACTACAAAGGCCTTATGTATCAAATATGCACAACAATTGTATTTAATTcctctttattgtttttttttttttgtattccaggTGAGCTCATTGGAGTGCAGTATCTGTTCCAGCAGACTGGTCAGGCACTGCAGGACATGAACCCAGACTCTGAAGAGACGGCAGAACTCATCGAGGAACTTAATGTGGAGGAGCGAGATGAAGATGAGGGCTTCTGTGATGTCAGCGAGGATCACACCATTGCAGATCCCGAGGATGTTCTGTCACCTCCCTCCTCCACTCTGACACTGGGTTCTTCCACCGTGGTCACCAGCAGTGACACGGCTGTACTGGGTTCCACATCCCCTTCACTGGTCCCTGATCCTACACCTGCTCCTTCATCACCTGGACCCTCGGGGACTGCTGTGCCACCTTTTCCCTCTGAAACATCTGTTTCACCACTCTCCTCAGAGCCAGAGGATGCTGGTCAGGATGATGGTGACGATGAAGAGACTGTAAGTGCCACTCCTctatatttctttcaaataaactacattaaattaaaataaggatTGATCAACATATACTTCTTGCCACTGCTTTATATCCAGAATTTGCTTAGATTTTAAACTAAAGTCATTAGTAGGCAACAAAGATGCATCaaataagttttatttagttAGTGATTTGTACTATACAGATTGTGTTAAACAGTAACACATCAATGGAACTAGTTATGGAACTAGGCATtaaacaaatgtgattattatttgtGCTTGTTTTCTTAATAGGCTGTTGACTACCAAAATGTAGGACAAGCTGGCAACATGTGGACAAGCTGGCAGAATATCTGGTGGAGCTCCGGGGTCACATAGCCCTTAGCCTGACCAATCAGGAAGCCAGCACCACAATTTAACTTTGGCAGAACCTGCCTGACCAGGACAAGCAACGGGTGGTGTATGCAGCTCGACACCAGAAGAGACTGCTGAGTGGACGCTTCAGAGTACCAAAGAGGCCCACTAAAACCCCAGGAGTAGAGAGCACCACCAGAAGTATGCTGGGAGCAAGCAGCGCACCTGCTCAGTGGCCTGACTGTTGCCGCTGGGGGAGATCATCTGGCACATCATCCCTCTACCAAAGAAATCATGCCCCAAGGAGTGTAATGATTTCAGACCGGTAGCATTAACATCAGTATTAATGAAGTCATTGGAAAAAATCATATCCTCTGTACTTACTCAGTCTACACAGGACATACTGGATCCATTCCAGTTTGCATACAGGCAACAGCGTAGCACGGAGGATGCTGTTGGCACGCTCATGCATTTGGTCTCAAAACTCCAAAAATAAAGCCATATGCCAGGGTGCTGTTCATCGACTTCTCAtctgcatttaatacaataaaaccggACATATTGTTATCTAAAATGGCTCACATGGGTATAAACCCATATCTTATTCACTGGTACTGTTCTTTCCTCACTAACAGGCAACAGCTGGTCAGGGTCAATAACACCTATTCCCCCATGGTTACAACCAGCTGCGGTGAACCAGAATACCCTGATTCAGTGGTATGACAACAGACAGAAAAAGCAGGAACTGTCTGTGCTGATTCAGGGCATTCAGTTGCCTCAGCCCCTCCCTGAAGCTCAGGAACCTCTCCAGGCTGCCAAACGCCTACGGACTGAGCCAGAACAACCAGTGGAGCAGCACCATTACAAGCTACCAGAGAGCACAGCAGGTCAGGCAAAACAGAGGCACACTTCTACTGGACGACCCCCTCTCAGACCCAAGGCACCAATATACAGTAGACTCCTATGTTGGTTATGCCATCAGCACCTGGAGCATCAGTGCAGATGGTACCCAAAATACTTATACCTGCAACACCAGGTTTCCAGGGTGTGCCAATGCTTCAGggtgtgccagtgttccagggcatGCCAATGGCTCAAAGACTGCCAATGGTCCAGGGCATTCCAATGGTCCAGGGCATTCCAATGGTCCAGGGAATTCCAATGGTTCAGGGAATGCCAATGGTTCAGGGGATGCCACTGTCACAGCCTACAGTTGTGACCCAACAAGAGAACTGTAGAGGCAAACACTTGCAAGAAGTGCGGACATTTCAAAACCAGTGCAACGGGACATAGCCAGTACAGGGGCAAAGTATACTGCCCACAGTCTGAGACTGTTACAAAAGAACAGTGGTTAGAGGAAATGCGGAGAACTGTTcccaaataatgtatattttttttatttattgtagtgtgtatatagttgtttaaatatagttaatagttgtttttctccagactggactactgtaatgctccCTTGGCAGGTCTTctggcacgtactatcaagcctctgcaactgatccaggatgcatcAGCAAGAGTGGTCTTTAatgagccaaagaaagcccacgtcacacatctcttcataattttgcactggttaccaatagctgttcgcatcagattcaaggtagtgatgtttgcctacaagataaccactggctctgcagcaatatacctaaagtcgctggttcagacctttGCTTGCGTTCTTCAAtgaaaatcacaacatgggctcaggaatacttccagaaaacgttgttcggtgaacacaatccaccgtgccattcgccgttgccagctaaaactctacaGGTAAAAAAGAagtcatatctaaacatgatccagaagcgtaGGCATTTTCTTTGGGCCAAGGCTcgtttaaaatggactgtggcaaagtgaaaAACTgctctgtggtcagacgaatccaaatttgaagttctttttggaaaactgggacgccatattatccggactaaagaggacaaggataACCCAAattgttatcagcactcagttcagaagcctgcatctcggatggtatggggttgcatgagtacATGCGTGTGGCTGCTTAGAATGAGGAATgaggatctgggtactgaaatggccagcctgcagtccagatctttcacccatagaaaacgtTTGGCACATCatgaaagaggaagatgcgacaaagaagacctaagacagttgagcaactagaagcctgtattagatgagaatgggacaacattcctattcctaaacttgaacaTCTTGTCTCCTCAGtgcccagacatttgcagactgttatgaAAAGAgcaggggatgccacacagtagtaaacatggccttgtcccaaattttttgagatgtgttaatGCCATAAAATTTCTGTTGGTTTCGACCCATTTAGTAAACAGCTCAAGTGTAATCTATCAGTTATTCCAAATACACCATGAGTATATGTAttcttacattaaaataattaataatgtatatAGAAACAGAAAAAGTGGTTCTTATTAAATGAAATTGGCAGTCTTCGTGCTTTTGCATGTACTTTGGTCGCTGACCCTAAAGCCAAAATCCACCCACTGCAAAGCAAACACCTGTAGGAGGCCATAAAGGAAGGTTTGCTTTATAAGGTAATCACACACAGACATTCTACAAGAACTGAAGGGACTGATGGATGTATTTCTGTGCAAATAGATCACTGAAATCTTGGACTCCTGTTCATTTCACAATAACAAATAATGGAGGAAAACGGAGCTTCAGCAGCATTTATGATTCAGTAAGAGCACCTATTAAACTTAGTGCTTACTATACATAGCCAGTCATAGTTTAACATATTTGCAATAACTGTTGTTACAATATTTTGTAACCAGGAGGTATTTTATCACTGTTTATTATGTATtcagtgtatttaaataaatgataaaacagcAGTATTTGCTTGTCCATACATGAATTGGAGAAAATATAATGCTCTATGACTGGCTGCCAAGTGAACACAATTtggatttagcttttttttttcaaaaatgaaattaaaactgcaAAGTTATGCTTATTTAATTAAGCAGTATCACACAAGAGGCAGTGCATTATAGTAATTTTATCATGCATAAAGTGTGTTCTA is part of the Carassius gibelio isolate Cgi1373 ecotype wild population from Czech Republic chromosome A4, carGib1.2-hapl.c, whole genome shotgun sequence genome and harbors:
- the LOC127971989 gene encoding uncharacterized protein LOC127971989; this translates as MNPDSEETAELIEELNVEERDEDEGFCDVSEDHTIADPEDVLSPPSSTLTLGSSTVVTSSDTAVLGSTSPSLVPDPTPAPSSPGPSGTAVPPFPSETSVSPLSSEPEDAGQDDGDDEETAVDYQNVGQAGNMWTSWQNIWWSSGVT